In 'Nostoc azollae' 0708, the following are encoded in one genomic region:
- a CDS encoding DDE transposase family protein produces the protein MPTFEVLGLHFSILKTEAKDTFHYWLEILRNVLPASLLEQVEKHDSYYAMATQNKRQETKSCLPRVFLLNRSLEL, from the coding sequence ATGCCAACATTTGAGGTTTTAGGTTTACATTTCAGTATATTGAAAACGGAAGCAAAGGACACATTTCATTACTGGCTAGAAATATTACGAAATGTTTTGCCTGCTAGTCTCCTTGAACAGGTAGAAAAACATGATAGTTATTATGCCATGGCGACTCAGAACAAAAGGCAGGAAACAAAGAGTTGTCTACCAAGGGTATTTTTGTTGAATAGGTCATTAGAGTTGTAA
- a CDS encoding 6-pyruvoyl trahydropterin synthase family protein, which translates to MPQWKLLTEFTFDSAHYIKDYNGPCGRMHGHTYRVKIEAKSSQLNSSEYCPHPVMVADFRSLRWAKKDVTKGGLDHCVLNEVLPPEYETTAEMIAKYIYAETKKRLPQDVKLKVAVSETPNSWAEYEDD; encoded by the coding sequence ATGCCACAATGGAAATTATTAACAGAATTTACGTTTGATAGCGCCCACTACATCAAGGACTATAACGGTCCTTGTGGGAGAATGCACGGTCATACTTATAGAGTCAAAATTGAAGCAAAATCTTCACAATTAAATTCTTCAGAATACTGTCCTCACCCCGTGATGGTTGCTGATTTTAGAAGCTTACGTTGGGCTAAAAAAGATGTTACTAAAGGAGGTTTAGATCACTGTGTTCTCAATGAAGTTTTACCACCTGAATATGAAACAACTGCGGAGATGATTGCTAAATATATTTATGCTGAAACCAAAAAGCGATTACCACAAGATGTAAAACTGAAGGTAGCAGTATCGGAGACTCCTAATTCTTGGGCAGAATATGAAGATGATTAA